The Rhodobacter sp. genome segment ACGACACGACCCTGCCCCGCTTCGACGTGATGGCCGCGCTGTATCGACGCCGCGAGGATGTCACCATGTCCGAGCTGTCGCGGATGCTGCTGGTGTCGAACGGCAACGCGACCGCCGTCGTGGACCGGCTGGAAAAGGACGGGCTGGCGACCCGCACCCCGGCCCCCGGCGACCGACGCACGATCCACGTGGCCCTGACCGAAGGCGGCATCGCCGCGTTCGAGGCGATGGCCAAGGGCCACGAGGCGAAACTCGACACGCTTCTCGGCGGGTTGACCGCCGAAGATCTGGACCAGTTGCGCGGCATCCTGATGCGCGCGCTTCCCGATACCGACCGATGACAGGACCCGCGATGACCCAACTTGCCGATCTCAAACCCCAGCATTTCGCGTGGCAGGTCACCGACCGCATCGCCACGATCCGGCTGAACCGGCCCGAGCGCAAGAACCCGCTGACGTTCGACAGCTATGCCGAACTGCGCGACACGTTCCGCGCGCTGGTCTACGCGACGGATGTCGATGTGGTGGTTCTGGCGTCGAACGGCGGGAACTTCTGCTCGGGCGGTGATGTGCACGAGATCATCGGCCCGCTGGTGGCGATGGAAATGCCCGAGCTGCTGGCCTTTACCCGCATGACCGGCG includes the following:
- a CDS encoding MarR family transcriptional regulator, whose product is MPAAHLPAASAAPTTPSDTRPLSKRRLKTWIRLLRLTRSVESDLRDFLRTEHDTTLPRFDVMAALYRRREDVTMSELSRMLLVSNGNATAVVDRLEKDGLATRTPAPGDRRTIHVALTEGGIAAFEAMAKGHEAKLDTLLGGLTAEDLDQLRGILMRALPDTDR